A genomic window from Babylonia areolata isolate BAREFJ2019XMU chromosome 9, ASM4173473v1, whole genome shotgun sequence includes:
- the LOC143286101 gene encoding magnesium-dependent phosphatase 1-like, producing MRRNIFKLLFCLPSVCIAAMAASGSTSKGRKPHLIVFDLDYTLWPFWVDTHVDPPFKMEKNGKVRDVHGREVKYYGDVPEVLRDLHSQGYKLGIASRTSCPEEANDLTRLFNWDQFFHFREIYPGSKVTHFKKLHRDSGIAFEDMMFFDDEHRNIVEVGKLGVTCIFVDSGVTKQVVSDAMQEHEKRRKNVTRKERTDNDL from the exons ATGCGCCGAAACATATTTAAGTTGCTGTTTTGTTTACCTTCCGTTTGTATTGCTGCCATGGCTGCATCAGGATCGACCAGTAAAGGCAGAAAACCCCATCTTATTGTCTTTGATTTAG ATTATACTTTGTGGCCATTTTGGGTGGACACACATGTTGACCCACCTTTCAAGATGGAGAA AAATGGCAAGGTGCGCGATGTCCACGGAAGGGAAGTGAAATACTATGGTGATGTTCCAGAGGTCCTCAGGGACCTTCATTCACAGGGCTACAAGCTTGGCATTGCATCAAG GACATCCTGCCCTGAAGAGGCTAACGATCTGACACGTCTCTTCAACTGGGATCAGTTCTTTCATTTCAGAGAAATTTACCCAGGTTCCAAGGTCACCCATTTTAAAAA ATTGCATAGAGACTCCGGCATTGCATTTGAAGATATGATGTTCTTTGACGATGAACACAGAAACATTGTGGAAGTGGGCAAACTGG GGGTGACGTGCATTTTTGTGGACAGTGGAGTGACGAAGCAGGTTGTGTCAGATGCCATGCAGGAGCATGAAAAGCGGAGGAAGAACGTCACCAGAAAGGAGCGGACCGACAATGATCTGTGA